TAATAACGTCCGTCTGCCGGGTTGAGCGTGAGGATGTATTTCTTCGCGGTGTTTTCGCTGTGATAGAATTCCAGCGTACCATTGGCGCCGGGCGTTACCACATATCCTTCTTCCGGGTTTTCTTCCGTCCAGGTTTTGGGATTGGCGAGGAAAGAACGGAATCGGCGGGTATGGTACAGCACTTTGGGTGTAGCCTGCCAGTCGGCGCGGTCTTCCGTTAGCGATGTAGTACCTGAAACGCGGATAAACAGCTCGTGCTTCACGCGGGAATACTCGCCCAGTTCGCCTTGCCATATCTCCCAGTAGAGGGGCTTTTCGAGCCGGTTGGAGAAGATGATCTTGGCGGTATCGAGTTTGGGGAACATGGTGGCGAAGTCGCCGGTAGGTTGCAGCTGCAGGAAGAGCCGCACGGCTTTTTCCGCCAGCAAGGGGTCGGTGTTGTAGATCACCACCGGGATATCGAGCCGGCCCGAATCTGCGGGCAGGGTATAATCCGCCTTCAGCACTTCGAAGTGCAGGCCCGGTTGCGCGGTGGTTTTACCGTTTACCAGGGTCACCTTCACCTTGCGGCCTGCGGTGGTCCTGTTCCCGGAAAGCCGCACGGGCAAAAGGATCGTGTCGAAAGATTTATCGGGAAACAGCGCGAAGGAATAGATCACGCTGTCGATCCGCTGGTTCGTCAGGTCGCTGGAGCTGAAATCGAAGTATACGCCGTCATCGGATTTGTATACGAGGTCGTCCCCTTTTTCGCATCCTGCCAGCCATCCGGCAGCCAGCAGCCATATTGTGATTTTGGTTATTTTCTTCATGAGTTGGCAGGTTTAACGGTTACCATAAGCGAGCTCGTCGTCCGGCCAGGGGAAGACGAATATCTGGGGGTGGGCTGGATGGTATTGCCTCCCAGTCCGGGATATGCGCGGTTCAGCCGCTTGTACATATAGAAGATCTGACCTTCCCCGAAGAATTCCTTCCTGGCATCTTTCACGAGTTCATTCATGAATACGGTTTTGGAGGGATCATTCAACGGAACGCCCATCCCGCGCTGTTTGCGAACGGTGTTGAGGTATTCCCAACCTTTCGCGGGATCGGTATCGTACACTGCTTCCGCGGCGATATAATACATTTCGCTGAGTCGCAGCATGGGGATCATGAGATCATGCAGGTTCTTGTCGCCGTTGCGGCTGTATTTTTCCAGGCGCATGTAGCCGCCTGTGGAGCTGTTCTGCTGGGAGAACCATTGCTTGTACCGGAAGTCCTCCGCGCCGGGGCCCGCCACTTCATACATGGTCCGCAACTCACCGGGAGGCGTGTTCAGCGTGGTTTCACCATTGCGTAGCCGGTCGTACAGCGGATTGGTCATGTTCGGTGCGTACAGCCCGAAGAGCAGTTCCTTGTACAGGATACGGTCCTTCTGCTGCTCGTCCGGATTCAGAAAATCCGTCTGCCGCGTCCAGGGGAATTTGTTGGATTCGATCACTTCTTTCGCCATTGTGAGCGCGGCGGCAGTGTTGCCGGCGTAGAGCTGCACACGGGCCAGCGCGCCGGTTACCGCGAAGTAATTGAGGCGGTGACGGCGGTGCTGGAAGAACATCGGGCCGGAAACTTCCGTGGAAGAATCGGGCGTCGTATATCCCACTTTATAACCCGGTTTCACGATGGGGTCTACGTTCTTCAGCAACTCCCGCGCGGCGGTGAGGTCGCGGATCACGGAATCCAGCACCTGGCGCAAGGTGTACACCGGCGTCGTTTTCCGTGAAAAAGTCGTTACATAGGGAATCCCCTGCGCACCGGGCGTAACCATCGGAGCGGCCGCGAACTGACGCAGCACGTCGAAGTGGCACCAGGCCCGCATCGCCAGCGCTTCCCCTTTGATCAGGTCGCGCTCCGATGCTTCCAGCAGGTTGCCGGAACCATCTACATGCTCCAGGATGAGGTTGCTGTTGGCCACCACCGTATACAGACCGGCCCAGCTATCCTTCTGGCGGTTGATGAAGTTATTGTCGCGGTAGTTGAACAGCATGGTCTGGCGGAAACCTACCCGGTCCACTACGTCAATATTATAATTCTGTGCCAGCACGTCGAGCGTGCCTGCGGTCAGCTCCCTGCCGTAAAGGTCTTCCTTCACGCTGCGGCTGTAAAGCCCGTTCACCGCATCCTGGTACCCTTCGCGGGAAGTAAACAGCAGGTCCATCGAAACTTCCGATTTCGGCGACACGTCGAGCCATTTGGTGCAGGATGCGAGCGCCAGCATGCCACCGATCAGTATGATATTTATTCTCATTGGGCGCAATTTTTAGAATCTGGTTGAAAGTGTGAAGGTGATGCTCCGGGCAAACGGATAATCGATACCGCGCTCGGCCTTAACGGTCGACCAGTAAGCCAGGTCGTTCATGTTGGCCGACAAGCGCAGGTAATGCATCCGCAGCCTTTTGTAGAAGCTGGCCGGGAAGTCGTACGACAGGAACACGGATTTCAGCTCCAGCCTGTTTTCCTCCTGCACGAAGCGCGAGGACGTCTGCGTGGTGCCCTGGTCGGCGATGTTCTTGAAGAACGCCACGTCGCCGGGCTTGATCCAGCGTTCGGACAGCACGCGGCTGTCTACGTTGTATCTCGGGTCGGCGTTTTCCACGCGGTCTACCAGCGTCTGGTTGTAGATATCGCCGCCGAGCCTTGTCCAGAAGCGCACCTCCACCATAAATCCGCCGTATACGACGCTGGTACCGAAGTTGCCTTCGAGCACGGGCGTTTCGTCGCCAACGGGCATGATGTCTTTCACATTATAATCAAACGTGCGGGTGCCGTCGCGTTTCAGGAAGATTTCCTTGCCGGTTTCCGGATCGATGCCGAGGGAGCGCACGGCGTAGATCGTGCTCATCGACTGCCCTTCCTGGAATCGCAGCAGGGGCACGGAACGCAGTTCGGGTTTCTCGGTTTGTTGCTTGTCGATCTCGTCGTTGAAGCTTTTCAGCGCGTTGGAGATTTTGGTGATCTCGTTGGAGTTATGCACCAGGTTCACGTTGAAGTTCACCGACCACTTGCGGCTGCGGAAGGCATTCATGCGGAGGAACAGTTCGTAGCCCTTGTTCACCATCTCGCCGAGGTTCTCCTTGTATTTGGGGAAACCGGTGCTGAGGGGAACGTTCACGTCGGCCAACAGGTCGCGGGTGTGCTTGAAGTAGTAACGCGGCGCCAGGTAGACACGGTCGTTCCAGAGCGATGCTTCCAGCCCGAGATCGTAGTTCTGCGTGCGCTGCCATTTCAGGCTGCGGTTGCCGTACTCTTTGAAGATGGCGCCCACACCGGTGGAATACCAGTCACCGCCGTAATATTCATATGTAGTGTTGGACAGGTAGGAAGGGAAAGAAACGTCTCCCGTAAGACCTGTTGTGGCACGTATTTTCAGCTGGTTGATGAACGGATGGCCTTGCAGGAAGGCTTCCTGGTGGAGGTTCCAGCCCATACCCATGGACCAGAACGGCGCCATGCGCGAATCCGCCCCGAATTTGCTGGACCCGTCCACGCGGAATGTTGCGTCGAGCAGGTAACGGTTTTTGTAGGCGTAGTTCACGGTAGCGAAGCCACCGGCCAGGCGCTGCTGGCGCGATTCACCTTCGGGCCGGGTATTGTTTTTATACCGGCGCGCGAAATTGATATCGCTGAACCGGTCGTTTACAAACCCTTCGCCGATCGTCTCCTTTCTCCAGTAATCCACCGACTGCATATTGAAGCCACCGGTAGCGGTAATGAAGTTGCCGCCGATCTGTTTGTTATAGTTGAGGGTGATGTTACCGTCCCATTGCGTTTCCTTGTCGGTCGCGAAGAGGTATTCGCCCCTGTCTTTCAGATCGTCGCCCTCATAATCGTAATACTTGTTGCTGAAGGGAGAAGTGAATTTATCCACGGAGTTGCCGCGGCGGATAAAGCTCACTTCCGAGCGTACGCGCCATTGCGGGTTGAAGTTGTATTCCAGCGCGAGGATGTCGGTAAACTCTAGGTATTCGCTTTTGTCGAAGTTACCGATGGTGGCTTCGTACATGGGATTGAGCACCGCGGAATTGATGACGCCGTTACCTTCGCCGCCGCGGGAGTTCCACATATCCACTTCACGGATGAGGCGGCCCAGGCTGTCGGTTTTCGGGTAGTAGGGGTTCATCCTTACATAATTGGAGAAGCTCCCGAAATTGCTGTTCTTCTGGTTCACCTGCGTGATGGTGAACATGTTCCGGGCCAGGAACTTGTTATTCTCGCCCAGGTTGTAGCTGAGGGTATTGGAAAGGCTGTAACGGTCGCGGCCGGAACCTTTCATCACACCGCCGTTGCTTTGGTAGCGGGCATCCACACCGTATTTCACGGCGCGGGTACCGCCCTGCAGCGACACGGAATGGCGATGGCCCAGCTCCGTTTGCACGGGCTGCGACAGCCAGTAGGTGTTCACTCCCGCCAGCACGTTCTGCCGCTTCCGGAAGTATTGTTTCTCCAGTTCGTCGGGCGCATCCACCTGGTTGTCGGTGTACAGTCCCGCGAGCCTTTCGTATTCCAGTTTATCCTTTGCGTTGAGGACGTTGTAAGCCGTCAGGTCGGGCGCCACCACGTTCAGTTCGTAGTTGTAGTGCAGTTCCAGCTTGCCTTCTTTCGGGGCTTTGGTATAAATCACGACTACGCCGTTGGAAGCGCGGGAACCGTAGATCGCCGTCGCCGCCGCGTCCTTCAGCAGGGTAATGGTTTCAACCTGGTTCATATCCAGGTCGAAGATCGCCTGGATGTTGGTGGGATAGCCGTCGAGGATGAAGAGCGGCAGGTTGGTAACGGATGCCAGCTGGTTGCGGCTCAGTACGTTGTCGGTATTGGCCGGCAGCGCGGTCGTTCCCCGGATGCTGATATTGGGCAGCATGTTGGGGTTGGAGCCGGCCAGGTTGTTCTCCGCGAGGCGGAACGACGGGTCGTAGGCCTGGATGCTGGACAGGATATTTTGCGGGTTGAATCGCTTGAGCTCCTCTCCTGTGATCGTTACGGCGGAACCGGTGTAGTTATCGCGCTTGATACGCTGGTAACCGGTGATCACCACGTCTTTCATGGACTGCACATCGGTGAGCAGTTTCACATCCAGCTGCGTGCGCTTGCCGGGTTTCACTTCCTGGGCCTTGTAGCCGATGAAGGAGTAGACAAGCGTGGCGTTGGGGGGAACGTTGTTGATCTGGTAGCGGCCGTTGTCGTTGGTTTTGGTACCGTTGGTCGTGCCTTTAACAAGCACGGTTACTCCGGGCAATGCGAGGCCCTGTTCATCGGTAACTGTACCTTGCACGGAGGCCTGTTGCTGCGGGATGGCCGTGAGGTCCTGCCGGGCCGGAGCGCTGGTTGCGGGCTGCGCTGTGGGTGCCGTAGCGGGTGCGGCGGACGTGTTGGCCTTTTCCTTTTTGTAAATAATGTAATCGTTGCCGGATGCATGTTCCGCTTCGAGCCCGAAGGCGGCGAGGTAGCGGTTGATGTAGGTGATGACGGCTTCGCCGGCATGCGGAGGCGGAGGGTCTACCTGGAGATTACCCACGGTGTTGCCCATGTAATTGATCCGGACGCGGAGCGCTTTCTCCATGTCGGCGAGCACGCGTTTAAGCGGCATCTTGCGGCCTCCCGGTTCCTGGTACGAAAGGGCCGTTTCCCTTTGCGGCAAGTCATTTGCCGAAGCAGCTTGTGCGGCGCCCACTGTAAGGCACATCGCCAGCGTCAGGCATCGGCCGGCGTTGAATTGTCCCATAGCAATGTAGATTTAGGTTGGTTGTTAGTCACGATGTCTTTTTCGTTGCTCATCCATCAGGCAATAATTTTCCCTATCGCGCCGCTGCATGCCGCGGGCGTAGTCCGGTTACCCGGTGTTTAATAAATATGTATGCTGATAAATTTTCTCCTTTAAACTTTCTACTGTCCCTCTTTCTTACGGATCACATAACTGTCTTTCCCGTTTTCCGTGATCGTGATATCAAAAGACCGCGACAATGTTTTGAAAAACACGTCGATATGATCGGTCGGTATTGTTCCGGTGAATGTTTCTTTCAGCATGGCGGTATCTTCCAGCTGTACTTTCACGCCGGTGTTTTCCTGCAGGGCCAGCAGCACTTCGGCCAGCGTGGCGTCATGGAAAATGAGGCGCTGCTGTTGCCAGGCGGCGTACTGCACGGGATCTACCTGGTTATTGGTCAGCTCCCGGCGCTCGGCGGACCAGGTGACCATATCCCCGGGTTTCATGGCGATCAGCGCCGTATCTTTCCGGTTAAGTTTCAGGTTCACCTTCCCGTTTTGCAATACCACCTGCGTTTGCACGCGGCGGGTGTTCACGTTGAAGGCGGTCCCCACTACCTGGATGTCTACGTCATCCGTATGAACGATAAATTTCCGGTTGGCGGCGAGGTGCTTCACTTCGAAGAAGGCTTCCCCACCCAGCCACACTTCCCGCGTTGAGTCGGCGTGCCATACGGCAGCATATTTTACCGTGGAATTTACATTGAGGCAAACTTCCGAGCCGTCGGGCAGGGTGATGTTCTTCACATCGCCGTAACCGGTGGCCATGGTTACAAATTCTTTTTCCGCTTCCTTTCCCTGGAGCCATACGATCGCCAAGAGACCGATGATGGCGGCCGCGGCGGCCCATGGCAGCCAGCGCACCAGGGTGCGGCGGCTATTGCGGGCGGGCGCTGCATCGATGGAGGCCACTACTTTCGCCCAGGTTGCTTCCTGCATGGATGCTTCCGGAACGGCTTCTCGCTCGTCCGTCATCAGCAACCAGTCTGCCGCGGCCTGTACGGTAGCCGCATGTTCCGGGTGCCGGCGCGTCCACGCTTCCCACTCTTCCGTGAAGCGGATGTCCTTTTGGAGGACCCACTCCCGGAATCCGGGCTGCGATAAGAAGTATTCCAACGTGAAAGTCTGGTCGGCCATGATGATTACTTATACAGGTAAAGCAGGTGGCAAGGAAAATCTTAGCGCCGCTCCCCGTTATTTCTTGAATATTTTTTTCAGTATATAAATCCGTTCCCAAGGAAAGTGATTGCAAAAACGATTTTGTCGCTGTTGTCTTTTAAATATTTCAGCGCTTTGGAGAGCAATACGTAGGCCGAATTGACGGAAAGGGACATGATATCCGCGGTTTCGCGGGTGTCGAGGCCGTGATAATAACGGAGGTACAAAACTTCCTGCTGCCGCGGCGGCAGTTCGGACATCACGCCCGCCAGGCGCGCCCTGCGCTGCAGATCGTTTTGCCGGCCGATAAGATCGTCTTCGGGGGATGATGCGGGCGCATCGTAAAAGGTATCGTCGTCCTGCAACACGAGTTGTTTGCCGAGGTGACGGAGAATGCGCCGTTTGAGGCTGGAAAGCAAATAATACCGGATGGAATCCGTGGAAGAAAGCCCGTTCCTCCCCTGCCAGATGCTAACGAATACATCGTGGATGGCGTCCTGCACGAGGGTCTCGTCTGCATGTACCTTCATGCCATAGCCGAAAAGCGGGCGGAAGTGCTGCCGGTAGATATAATCCAGCGCGCCACGGTCGCCTTCTTTCACTTTATTCCACAGGGCCGGGTCGGACAGGTGGGCGTACCTCCCGCCCGCCTCAATAATATGTTCTGTACCGTTGCTCAATGCCGTTAAAGATAACAAGGGGAATGGTGGAATGCAACAGAAAAGGCTCCCCTGCCTGCCGGTGAGCCCTTATCATGCAGAAAATCAACTACTTTCAACGTTCCAGAAAAAAACGGACGGCCAGGTCGTACCCTTTCATCCCTAAACCGGTAATCACCCCTACCGCGTTGCCGCCGGAGATGGACTTATGCCGGAACTCTTCCCGCGCGTACACATTACTGATATGCACCTCCACCACGGGCGTCTTGATGGCTGCGATGGCGTCGCGGATGGCGTAGGAATAATGGGTATACGCACCGCCGTTGAAGATGATGCCGTCGTAAGAGAACCCCAGTTCCTGCAATTTGTCGATCAGCACGCCTTCCACATTGCTTTGGAAATACGTCAGCTCCACGTTCGGGAACGCGGTTTTCAGGGTTTCAAAATACTGTTCGAAGGAAATCTTTCCGTAAACTTCCGGTTCGCGCTTGCCCAACAGGTTGAGGTTGGGGCCGTTGATGATGGCTATTTTCATGTGATGGATTGCTGATTGTTATAACTTATTCCCCCCAACGGAAGGTATCGTGGTCGAGCCCCGCCAGGTCGATGACGCGGTCCACCACCGTGGCTGCCACGTCCTCGATCGTTTGCGGCCGGGAGTAAAACGAAGGCGTTGCCGGGCAAATAATGCCCCCCGCTTCAGTCACCGCCTGCATATTCCGGATGTGTACCAGGTTGTAAGGCGTATCGCGCAGCACGCAGATGAGCTTCCGGCGCTCTTTCAGCACCACGTCGGCCGCCCGCGTGATCAGGTCGTTGGAGATCCCGCCGGCAATGCGGCCCAGGGTGCCCATCGAGCAGGGACAAATAATCATGGTGCCGAAACGCCCGCTGCCACTGGCGAAAGGGGCATGGAAATCGCCCTGCGAAAAAAACGGGAACGGCAACTGCTCGTACCCCTTCTCATCCAGCTCGGTTTCCCAGACCGTCTTCGCATTCTCGGTCATCACAATGGCCACCTGGTCGATCTGCTCCTTCATCCCGGCCAGCTTTTGCAGGAGCTGCCGGGCGTAAATGGACCCGCTGGCCCCGGTAACCGCCACAACTATACGATGCTTCATACGGCAAATCTACAAAAAACACGGTCCTGTTAAAAAGCATTTACACTTTTCAACACGACCGTGCCATGGGTGAATATTTTCTTAGCTCATCTCAGTCAGTTCCTCCATGCGGATGGACATATGGCTTTCGTCGTACACACATTCCCCGTTGCGGATGAGCAATACCTGCGGAGATTCGTGCTCCACACCGAACTTTTCCGCGATCCGGTTGGAAACCGGGCGGTAACGGATCAGATCGAGGTAATAAAACTCCCACCCTTCGGGCGCCACCGATCTTTCCAGCCGCGATTTGACCATACCGCTGGTAGGGCAGCGCGTGCTGTGTTTAAAAATGACCACAGGGTGGTCGAACGACCGGTGCTGGATCTGGTCCAGCTGTTCTTCACTTTCCAGGGTTGTCCACATATCCTACAAAGATAATGACTAACAATTTTTGTTTTGCTCGTGCTGCACTTTCGTGATCTTCATCGGGCAACCCAGCTTCTGGGAAGCACAGGAAGAAAACAAGGCGGCTACTACTGCCACCGCACAAATTATACCGAATATACGGCGTGCTGAACTCATAGTCTGCGTTTTAGTAATTGAACGAAATTTCATAGGCCTGGATTGTAGAACTTTGTGATCTGTATTTTGTGACGTTATTTTGCAAATATATACATTATATTAAAAAAAACAATCCTATGTGTTGCCGGCGGCATGGAACGGATGACGAACGGGACCGCAATTGAACCTGAAGTTATGGCAAATGTACATTTTATAGCGATAGGCGGCAGTGTGATGCACCAGTTGGCGATCGCGCTGAAGCACAAGGGGTACCGGATTACGGGCAGCGACGACGAAATTTTCGAGCCTTCGCGTACCAACCTCCGCCTGGCGGGCATATTGCCCGATTCCCTGGGCTGGGACCCCTCCCGTGTAACGGCAGACCTTGATGCCGTGATCCTCGGCATGCATGCCCGGGCGGACAATCCCGAGTTGCTGCGCGCCCAGGAACTGAAGCTACCTATCTACTCTTTCCCGGAGTACATTTACCAGGAAAGCCGCAACAAAACCCGCGTGGCCATCGGCGGCAGCCACGGTAAAACGACCATTACCGCTATGGTCATGCACGTTTTACAACAGTGCCAGATGCAGTTCGACTACCTGGTGGGCGCCCGGCTCGAAGGTTTTGCGCAGTCCGTTAACGTCACAAATGCCCCCCTCATTGTGTGCGAAGCGGATGAATATCCGGCTTCCGTCATCGAAAAACGGCCGAAATTCCATTTTCTGCATCCCCAGATCGCCGTTTTGAGCGGGATCGCCTGGGATCATATCAACGTGTTCCCCACCTTCGAAAACTACCTGGAACAGTTCGCCATCTTCATCCGGACGATGGAACCGGGCGGGAGGCTGATCTATAATGAAACCGACGACACCCTCCGCCAGCTGGTGGAAAAGGAAGGCCAACACCTCGTGCTGGAGCCCTACGGCATGCCGGAGCACGTAATCCGCAACGGGATCACCCGCGTGCGCTTCGGGAACGCTTCCACCGATCTGCTGGTATTCGGCGGGCATAACCTCCTGAATATCCACGCCGCGCTGCTCGTGTGCCGGGCCCTCGGCGTGGGCGACATCGACTTCCTGGCGGCCATCGCCTCTTTCAAAGGCGCGGCCAAAAGGCTGGAACTGGTGACTAAAAACGAGGAAACGGCCATTTACCGCGACTTCGCCCACGCGCCTTCCAAGGTGAAAGCCACTATCCAGGCGCTGAAAGACCAGTACCCGGAGCGCAAACTTATTGGCGTATTGGAATTGCATACTTACAGCAGTTTGAACGCGGGATTCATGAAAGAATATGCCGGCGCACTGGATCCGGCGAACGAAGCGGCGGTTTTCTACAGCGGGCATGCCCTGGAGATCAAACGGATGCCGTATCTTGAGCCCGCAGTGATCCGGGAAGGCTTCGGCCGGAAGGATCTGCAAGTTTTCACCAGCCGCGCCGACCTGGAAAAATGGCTCGACGGCCGTTCCTATTCCCATACCAACCTCCTGCTCATGAGCTCCGGCGATTACGAAGGGCTCGACCTGGCGGGATTGAAAAAATATTTACCGGTTCAGAAACCTCAATCATAATAATGTCTGCTTTACAACTTACCCGTCCCCTCGCCGTGATCGACCTGGAGACTACCGGCACAAACGTTGCCACCGACCGAATCATTGAAATCGCTGTCATCAAGGTGATGCCGGACCGTTCCGTGCAGCGCAAGGTAAAGCGGATCAACCCCCAGATGCCTATCCCGTCGGCCAGCACGGCCATCCA
Above is a genomic segment from Chitinophaga pollutisoli containing:
- a CDS encoding DUF4843 domain-containing protein; this translates as MKKITKITIWLLAAGWLAGCEKGDDLVYKSDDGVYFDFSSSDLTNQRIDSVIYSFALFPDKSFDTILLPVRLSGNRTTAGRKVKVTLVNGKTTAQPGLHFEVLKADYTLPADSGRLDIPVVIYNTDPLLAEKAVRLFLQLQPTGDFATMFPKLDTAKIIFSNRLEKPLYWEIWQGELGEYSRVKHELFIRVSGTTSLTEDRADWQATPKVLYHTRRFRSFLANPKTWTEENPEEGYVVTPGANGTLEFYHSENTAKKYILTLNPADGRYYFTDEDGDPVI
- a CDS encoding RagB/SusD family nutrient uptake outer membrane protein, encoding MRINIILIGGMLALASCTKWLDVSPKSEVSMDLLFTSREGYQDAVNGLYSRSVKEDLYGRELTAGTLDVLAQNYNIDVVDRVGFRQTMLFNYRDNNFINRQKDSWAGLYTVVANSNLILEHVDGSGNLLEASERDLIKGEALAMRAWCHFDVLRQFAAAPMVTPGAQGIPYVTTFSRKTTPVYTLRQVLDSVIRDLTAARELLKNVDPIVKPGYKVGYTTPDSSTEVSGPMFFQHRRHRLNYFAVTGALARVQLYAGNTAAALTMAKEVIESNKFPWTRQTDFLNPDEQQKDRILYKELLFGLYAPNMTNPLYDRLRNGETTLNTPPGELRTMYEVAGPGAEDFRYKQWFSQQNSSTGGYMRLEKYSRNGDKNLHDLMIPMLRLSEMYYIAAEAVYDTDPAKGWEYLNTVRKQRGMGVPLNDPSKTVFMNELVKDARKEFFGEGQIFYMYKRLNRAYPGLGGNTIQPTPRYSSSPGRTTSSLMVTVKPANS
- a CDS encoding SusC/RagA family TonB-linked outer membrane protein, with the translated sequence MGQFNAGRCLTLAMCLTVGAAQAASANDLPQRETALSYQEPGGRKMPLKRVLADMEKALRVRINYMGNTVGNLQVDPPPPHAGEAVITYINRYLAAFGLEAEHASGNDYIIYKKEKANTSAAPATAPTAQPATSAPARQDLTAIPQQQASVQGTVTDEQGLALPGVTVLVKGTTNGTKTNDNGRYQINNVPPNATLVYSFIGYKAQEVKPGKRTQLDVKLLTDVQSMKDVVITGYQRIKRDNYTGSAVTITGEELKRFNPQNILSSIQAYDPSFRLAENNLAGSNPNMLPNISIRGTTALPANTDNVLSRNQLASVTNLPLFILDGYPTNIQAIFDLDMNQVETITLLKDAAATAIYGSRASNGVVVIYTKAPKEGKLELHYNYELNVVAPDLTAYNVLNAKDKLEYERLAGLYTDNQVDAPDELEKQYFRKRQNVLAGVNTYWLSQPVQTELGHRHSVSLQGGTRAVKYGVDARYQSNGGVMKGSGRDRYSLSNTLSYNLGENNKFLARNMFTITQVNQKNSNFGSFSNYVRMNPYYPKTDSLGRLIREVDMWNSRGGEGNGVINSAVLNPMYEATIGNFDKSEYLEFTDILALEYNFNPQWRVRSEVSFIRRGNSVDKFTSPFSNKYYDYEGDDLKDRGEYLFATDKETQWDGNITLNYNKQIGGNFITATGGFNMQSVDYWRKETIGEGFVNDRFSDINFARRYKNNTRPEGESRQQRLAGGFATVNYAYKNRYLLDATFRVDGSSKFGADSRMAPFWSMGMGWNLHQEAFLQGHPFINQLKIRATTGLTGDVSFPSYLSNTTYEYYGGDWYSTGVGAIFKEYGNRSLKWQRTQNYDLGLEASLWNDRVYLAPRYYFKHTRDLLADVNVPLSTGFPKYKENLGEMVNKGYELFLRMNAFRSRKWSVNFNVNLVHNSNEITKISNALKSFNDEIDKQQTEKPELRSVPLLRFQEGQSMSTIYAVRSLGIDPETGKEIFLKRDGTRTFDYNVKDIMPVGDETPVLEGNFGTSVVYGGFMVEVRFWTRLGGDIYNQTLVDRVENADPRYNVDSRVLSERWIKPGDVAFFKNIADQGTTQTSSRFVQEENRLELKSVFLSYDFPASFYKRLRMHYLRLSANMNDLAYWSTVKAERGIDYPFARSITFTLSTRF
- a CDS encoding FecR domain-containing protein, whose product is MADQTFTLEYFLSQPGFREWVLQKDIRFTEEWEAWTRRHPEHAATVQAAADWLLMTDEREAVPEASMQEATWAKVVASIDAAPARNSRRTLVRWLPWAAAAAIIGLLAIVWLQGKEAEKEFVTMATGYGDVKNITLPDGSEVCLNVNSTVKYAAVWHADSTREVWLGGEAFFEVKHLAANRKFIVHTDDVDIQVVGTAFNVNTRRVQTQVVLQNGKVNLKLNRKDTALIAMKPGDMVTWSAERRELTNNQVDPVQYAAWQQQRLIFHDATLAEVLLALQENTGVKVQLEDTAMLKETFTGTIPTDHIDVFFKTLSRSFDITITENGKDSYVIRKKEGQ
- a CDS encoding sigma-70 family RNA polymerase sigma factor; translation: MSNGTEHIIEAGGRYAHLSDPALWNKVKEGDRGALDYIYRQHFRPLFGYGMKVHADETLVQDAIHDVFVSIWQGRNGLSSTDSIRYYLLSSLKRRILRHLGKQLVLQDDDTFYDAPASSPEDDLIGRQNDLQRRARLAGVMSELPPRQQEVLYLRYYHGLDTRETADIMSLSVNSAYVLLSKALKYLKDNSDKIVFAITFLGNGFIY
- the aroQ gene encoding type II 3-dehydroquinate dehydratase, translated to MKIAIINGPNLNLLGKREPEVYGKISFEQYFETLKTAFPNVELTYFQSNVEGVLIDKLQELGFSYDGIIFNGGAYTHYSYAIRDAIAAIKTPVVEVHISNVYAREEFRHKSISGGNAVGVITGLGMKGYDLAVRFFLER
- a CDS encoding UbiX family flavin prenyltransferase is translated as MKHRIVVAVTGASGSIYARQLLQKLAGMKEQIDQVAIVMTENAKTVWETELDEKGYEQLPFPFFSQGDFHAPFASGSGRFGTMIICPCSMGTLGRIAGGISNDLITRAADVVLKERRKLICVLRDTPYNLVHIRNMQAVTEAGGIICPATPSFYSRPQTIEDVAATVVDRVIDLAGLDHDTFRWGE
- the ytxJ gene encoding bacillithiol system redox-active protein YtxJ, with the translated sequence MWTTLESEEQLDQIQHRSFDHPVVIFKHSTRCPTSGMVKSRLERSVAPEGWEFYYLDLIRYRPVSNRIAEKFGVEHESPQVLLIRNGECVYDESHMSIRMEELTEMS
- the murC gene encoding Mur ligase family protein, which encodes MANVHFIAIGGSVMHQLAIALKHKGYRITGSDDEIFEPSRTNLRLAGILPDSLGWDPSRVTADLDAVILGMHARADNPELLRAQELKLPIYSFPEYIYQESRNKTRVAIGGSHGKTTITAMVMHVLQQCQMQFDYLVGARLEGFAQSVNVTNAPLIVCEADEYPASVIEKRPKFHFLHPQIAVLSGIAWDHINVFPTFENYLEQFAIFIRTMEPGGRLIYNETDDTLRQLVEKEGQHLVLEPYGMPEHVIRNGITRVRFGNASTDLLVFGGHNLLNIHAALLVCRALGVGDIDFLAAIASFKGAAKRLELVTKNEETAIYRDFAHAPSKVKATIQALKDQYPERKLIGVLELHTYSSLNAGFMKEYAGALDPANEAAVFYSGHALEIKRMPYLEPAVIREGFGRKDLQVFTSRADLEKWLDGRSYSHTNLLLMSSGDYEGLDLAGLKKYLPVQKPQS